ATATTATTAAGGATAAAGGAATTTGTGCGACAGCGTCGCATAAATCTGAGGGAATCAAGTTTATAGCTAGAAAAAGTGCGACAGCGTCTCATAATTTTATGACCCCGGGAGCTATTTTGATTTCAAGGCTATCCTATAGTCATATACGTGAGATTATGGCGATAGACGATCCCCTTGCTCGTTACTTCTACGAACAGGAGTGCATCAAGTGTACTTGGTCTGTTCGTGAGTTGCGTCGACAGATAAGTACCAATCTCTATGTTCGAGCTGGTATTAGTACTAATCCCGAAAAGATGTTGTCTCTCCCAAGTATGAAAGGGCATGATTCTAATGAACTGCAGATTCGAGAGCCTTTTACGTTTGAATTCTTGGGATTGAGGGCTCAAGAGGTCGTTACAGAACAGGATATAGAGGATGCTTTGATTACTCATTTGCAAGAATTTATCTTGGAGCTAGGTAAAGGCTTCTGTTTTGAGTCTCGTCAAAAACGTATAGTGATAGATGACGAGTATTATTATCCAGACTTGGTGTTTTATAATCGGTATCTTCACTGTAGCGTCATTCTGGAATTGAAAGATTCGGAGTTCTCGCATGAGAACCTCGGGCAGCTGAATGCTTATGTTTCTTATTATCGAGAAAATGAGATGCAGCCTGGGGACAATCCTCCAATTGGTATTTTGCTCTGTACGAGAAAGGGTAAGAAAATGGTGGAGTATGCCTTGGCTGGTATGGATAACCAATTGTTTGTTTCCACTTATATGCTTCAGTTGCCCGACAAGAAAACATTGGAGGATTTCTTGTTGAAGCAGTTAGATAAAAACAAGTAAGTATAACGATTAGGTTAGGCTTCGGCTGTAGTGATTACAGTCGGGGCTTTTCTGTTTGCCTTATGCTGAAATTTTATCCGAAATGTTTGGCGGTTACGATAAATAATCGTACCTTTGCTGCGGTTAATGATTTAAGTATAATTGTATGGATAAAGAAAAATATATCAACCAGTTGTCACCTGTATTGTTTTGGGATGTAGATAGATCCCAACTTGATATGGATACATATCCTTCATTCTTTGTACAAAGAGTCTTGGAGTATGGTCAATGGAGTGATTGGAACATTATCTTAAAATATTATGGATTAGAAAAAATAGCGGACGTATGCAAGAATATACGTACGTTAGATCCTGTATGTTTATCATACATTTGCGCAATTACTAATACAAAAAAGGAGGATTACAGATGTTATCATACGACACAATTGAATTCCACACTTTGGAACAGAAGATAATAGCAGAAGTCAAAAGAATAAAATAATAAAGGAGGTAGGGTATATGACAGAATTAAGAGATAAATCCGTACTTCATGAAGCCCAGACTCACTTAGAAGCATATAAGCGAGGTGAAGAATGGGCAAAGAAAGACGTATTTGATAACGTGGATGATTTAATGGCTGATTTAATGAAGGATTGAAACAGATTCTTTATCCAAGTAAGTCTAAGAAAGAAGTTCAAAATATACTTATATGGCAACAGCAATAAAAGCAATTCCAACCTTGTTTGGTGAAGAGACTGTGAATTTCAAAAAACGTGCAGATGAGGTAGAACGTAAGTTCAAGGCTCAGCCTGCAATAGATTGGAATAAGAATCCAGGTGTATTAGCTGCACGTAAAATGTGGGCAGAAATGATAAAGTAATTATGGGATTCTTAGAAGATAATTGTAAACTTAGTGTTCTTACAGAAAAGATACATTCAAATGATAATTATTCTTAATTATTAATGCTTTATTAGTTGATTTTCAGCAGTATTTCTTACCTTTGTTCCGAAAATCTGTGCAACTGCACAAAAAATCGGAATACAATGATTATAACTCGGCAAAAATATTTGGAAATGTTGGTAGCTGGTCAAGGTAATGGACTAGTAAAAATAGTAACTGGTGGAAGAAGATGTGGAAAGTCCTTTTTGCTGTTCCAAATCTTTCATCAGTATCTTTTGCAGCATGGGGTAGATGAAGGGCATCTGATAGAAGTGTCTCTTGATGATAGACGTAATCGCAAACTTTGTGATCCTGATGCTTTGCTTGATTATCTTGATTCTCGTATAAAAAGTGATGGCAAAACAAATTTTATTTTTCTTGATGAAATTCAACTTGTTGATGATTTTATAGGAGTATTGCTTAGCCTAATGCATACTCCTAATACTGAAGTTTATGTATCAGGTTCAAACTCGAAGTTCCTGTCCAAAGATGTTGTTACCGAATTCCGTGGAAGAGGACAGGAAATAAGAATTTGGCCGTTGTCGTTTTCTGAATATTATGGTGCTGTGGGGGGAGAACGCTCGCAAGCATGGAAAGACTACTATACTTTTGGAGGACTTCCCCAGATTTTGTCTTTAGGTACAGAAAGAGCCAAACGTAGCTATCTTAGGGATATTTATGAAGTGACATATATTAAGGATATTGTAGAGCGTAATAAAATTAAAGTGCCAGAGGGGTTACGTGAACTTGTGCGTATTTTAGCATCAGGAATAGGCTCTTCTACTAATCCGACCAGGATATGTAATACCTTTCAATCTGTAAGTCAATTACAAATAACTGATAAGACAATAAATGAATACATCTCAGACATACAGGATGCTTTTCTTATAGAAGAGGCTCTCAGGTATGATGTTAAAGGTAGAAAGTATATTGGTACAGAGACTAAGTATTATTTTTGTGATTTGGGATTGAGAAATATAGTATTGAATCTCAGACAACAAGAAGAAACACATATTATGGAAAATGTCATTTATAATGAACTAAGAATGCGAGGTTACTTGGTTGATGTCGGTTTAGTTGAATGTTGGACAACGGACGAGAATGGAAAAAGGAAACGTAGTAAACTAGAAGTTGATTTTGTAGTAAATAATGGTCCCGAACGTGTGTATATTCAGTCGGCTTTTAATATGCCAACTAAGGATAAAGAGAAACAGGAGCGTCGTTCTCTTATAAATATCGCTGACAATTTTAGAAAAGTAATTGTTGTGAAAGATGATATTAAGAGAAAGATTGATGATGATGGTGTCGTCACGATTGGACTCTTCGACTTTTTGTTAGATGAGCAGAGTATAGAGAGATAACTAGTTTTGGTAACGAAATTCTTAAAGTAAAACTTAAATAATAGAGATATGGAAATGTTAACTATTATATTTGCCCTGGCTAGCGCTATTGGTGCAGGGCTAGTTGTTTGGTCTAAGACGAAAGCTGGTCAAAAGTGGCTTGAAAGTCTTTAGAAAATGAGTAAGTTTGATAATCGTCATGATTATCATATCAATGAGGCTAAACCCCGGCTGCCGTTCTGTAGTCGGGGCTTTTCTTTTTTTTGATATACTGAATGCTGTTCTTATTTGTCTGTTTTAACCTGCAGTGAATTGGTAAAAAGAAGGCTGTTTAATACAGACAGTTAACTGGCAAACCACAGACAGCCTACTGGCGCTTTAGCTGCTAGTGGGCTGTTTGCCTAGAACAGCCATCCCAAATGGCTTTGTTTCGTTTTAATGCAAGGCTTATGTAGAAATACTCTTCACTCTTCACCTTTCGCCTGGAATCCCCTGTGTTTATCGGTATTCCGAGGGGTGAAGAGTGTTTGGGCACTCTTCACCTACTCTTCACCACTCTTCACCTTTCTGTTTGGCGGATTTGAGTTTCTTCTTATGCCTCGAAGCCTCGAAACCTCGTGCCTAGGTGAAGAGTGGTGAAGAGTGGGTAAAGAGTCGCTGATAACTCTTCACCCCTTGAAACGCCCTGTTTATGGGCGTTTCAGGGCATAAGGTGAAGAGTGAAGAGTTTTTGGTTCTTCACCCCCAAGTTGGGGGCGAAATAGAGAATGGGGTTTTTTCGTTTCATTACGTTAGCAGGATTTGACTTTTATTGCTTTTCTTCTGTACTATCTTGTATAAATGCAGAAAAAATTTGGTGTTTACGAGTTTTTATTGTACTTTTGTATGTGAATAGAGAAACTTCTGATACAAGTCCATAAACCAATATGGAACTGTAAGTAAACAACGATGATAAATATTAAACCTAAGAGTATAATGAAGAAATTGATTTTATTGATGGTTATCGCTCTGATGACCGTTACGAGTATGGTAGTAATGGCAGGTTGTAAGTCTGCCGAAAAGGGAAATTGCCGTATCCATGGTACGATGGAATCGAACCGATGGGATGGCAAGAAGATTTTCCTTGTGCCTATGTTCGGACTGCAGGATGCTGCCCATGTAGACTCTGTTGTCATCAAGGACGGCAAATTTGAATTTGTTGCCGATACTACAGAGATGAAGGTGATTCGCGTAGATTATCACTATCGTGATGGGGTTCAGGACTTGCTGGTTGTTTCCGAACCGGGCGACATCAAGGTTACTGTTGGTACCAACAGTATTTCCGGGGGAACTCCTCAGAACGATTCTCTCCAGGTATGGAAAGATCAGATCATGAAGTTTAACAGCGCCTACAACCAGCTTCGTATGCAAGCCCGTCAGGAAGGCACTGACCAGTTGCTGATGACCAAGGGTAAGGAGATGCAGAACCAGTTGAAAGAATATAACATCGCCTTCCTCAAGCGTCAGCCTGCTGGAGTGTTTAAGGATTTTCTTCAGAACATGTAACCTTCTGCCAAGTAGGTTGTCTGCTGTAGAAGATGTTGATAAAAATGGGTATCCGGACTAATCTATTGAGTACATGAAAAAGTTCATTTCTAGATATGGGAAAATGACTCTGGTCGCATTGTTCGGCTTATGCATCTTCCTTTTTTGGTATTGTGGTTATCCACAAGCCTTATGTTACCAAGAGCAGAACCAACTCTTTCTCTGGTCTGCCGACTACTTTTGGCATGACCTGAGTGTGGCAGGTGGTTTGGCTGATTATATCAGTGAGTTCCTGGTACAGTTCTATTATGTTCCAGTTTTGGGTGCTGCCATTCTGGCTTTTCTCTTCGTGGCTTTCCTGTCGCTTACCTATCAGGTAATCAGGAGTTATACAGCCAAACCATTGAAGTGGTATGGAATGCTCATAGCTCTTCTTCCTTCTATCCTGTTGCTGGAAGTGATGGGAGATATCGAAGTGCTCCTGTCTTTTCCGGTAGCTCTGACCTTAGCCCTGCTGTCAACATGGTTGATGAATCTTGCTACCAGAAGATGGGGAGCAAAGATAGCGTGGGCAGATGTACTTCTGATACCCGTCATATTCTGGCTGATTGGAGGCGGGGCAACCTGGCTTTATGTCTTCCTCCGTGTGGCTTCTTTCCTGATACAAGTAAAGAAAGGCAAACTCCCTTCCGTTTCAATTACCTATCTTTTGTCTATTCTCTATCTCCTGGCTATCCAGCTGATTTGCTATAGTACCCTTCTGGTTCAATATCCATTGATGTCTGTGATGACAGGTATCAACTATTATCGCGTGCCTATGCGGTATCCGGGGCAGAAATGGGGATATGACAAGGACCTCTATGCTTTGCTCAAGCAGAACGAACAGGTGCGTAACGGGAAGTGGGAAGATATCATCCATGATGCGCAGGAGAATCAGGTACAGGTGTTCTATACCAGCAACTGCGTAAATCTTGCTCTTGCTCAGACCCGTCAGCTTGCCGACCGCATGTTTTCTTTCTATCAGAGTGGGGAAGATGCCTTGCTGGCTCCCCGTACCCGCGATAACATGTCGATGTATCCTACGATGGAAGCCTTTTGGCGTCTGGGGCTCGTGAATTCTTCTCTTCGCTATGCCAGCGATTTGCAAGCTTCCATCCTGAATGGAAAGATGAGTGGCAGATTGATGAAGCGCATTACCGAATGTCAGATTGTGAATGGCAAGTATGCCGTTGCACGTAAGAATATCGATCTCTTGAAACAGTCGCTCTTCTATCATGACTGGGCTGTGAAGATGGAAGCGATGCTGGGCAATGATACGGCTATCAGTCATGATCCTGATTTGGGAAGGGCTAGAAGAATGCGCTTCAAGACGGAGATGATTTATAGTTATAATGAGATTGACAAGATGATGGGATTGCTCTTCATCAACAATCCGGAAAACAAAATGGCGCTCGACTATTTCATGGGGCAGATGCTCTTGAAGGGAGATATCCAGGGATTCATGCGTTATGGCAGTTGGGTACAGCAATATGGTGGCTATATGCAGATGCCTGTGGGTTATCAGGATGCTGTGAAGTGCATACAGAATCAAGGTAATGTGCCGGGTTCGCCATACGCAGAATACGTAAAACGAATGATGAGTAAACAGAAAGGAGGCGAAGAATGAAAAAGATAATTTATGCTTTCATCGCCGTATGGATGGGGATAACCGCATGTACTCCATCGGTTGAGAATCCTACCATGGTGAATCGTAAGCCTAGTATCTATCCAGACTATATTGGGGTGACCATTCCTGCTGATATTGCTCCGATGAACTTCAATATCAAAGGTGATACCGTAGATGTGGTGGATGTCGTGGCAAAAGGAAGCAAGGGCGGGGAACTGCACGTCAGTGGTGAATGGGCAGACTTTGATGTGGAAGACTGGCATCAGCTTACTGAGCAGAACATCGGTGGCAGCATCTCTTTTACCGTCTGTACCCGTAAGGATGGCAAGTGGAAGCAATATCAGGATTTCCAGATGATGGTGAGTCCTTATCGGTTGGATGATTACGGTTTGACCTATCGCCGTATCGCTCCCGGCTACGAAGTGGGTGGCAACATCGGCATCTATCAGCGCGATATCCATACCTTTGATGAAACGGCTATCATGACAGAAACCGCCTTGCCGGGCAGATGTTTCAATTGCCATACAGCCAATCGTACTGATGCCCGACAACTGACCTGCCAGATACGTGGTGAGGGTGGAGGTACCCTGATCATGAAGAATGGCAAGCAGCAATGGATAGATACCAAGACCGATTCTACCAAGGCTGCCGGAAGCTATGCCTACTGGCATCCGGAAGGCAATTATGTGGCTTATGCTGCCAATGCCGTTCACCAGTGTTTCTTCGTGGGAACTTACAAGCCGATAGAAGTTTATCACGACTTCAGTAATATCGTGATACTGGATACGCGTAACAATCAGCTGGTAACAGACCAGAAACTGATGACTCCCGATTGGCTGGAGATATTCCCTGCTTTCAGTGCAGATGGCAATACCTTATATTATAGTACTTCGAAAGCTTGCCGTGTACCGGCTGAGTATCTGAAAGTGAAGTGCTCGCTGGTAAGTATTCCTTTCGATGCCAGAACGGGGAAGTTTGGAGAAAAAGTGGATACGCTGCTGAATGGTCCGAAGACGAATATGAGTTACGTCTTGGCTCGTCCGTCGTATGATGGAAAATGGCTGATGTATACACGATGCAGCAGAAGCAATTTCCCTATCGTGCAACCAGATGCTGATCTGTGGATGATGAACCTGAAGACCCGGCAGACTTATCCGCTGACAGCGGTGAACAGTAAGATGAGCGAAAGCTATCATAACTGGAGCAGCAACTCGCATTGGTTTGTCTTCGTCAGCAAGCGTGGTAACGGAAACTATACCCGTCTCTACATCTCGAGTATTGATGATAAGGGTAAGGCAACCAAACCTTTCCTTCTTCCGCAGCGCAATCCGTGGAAATATTATCATGGGCTGTTTGATGCCTATAATGTACCGGATTTCACAAAGACTAAGGTGGAACTGGATATAAAGGAAACCCGCAATCAGATCTTTTCGGATGATCGTCCGAAAGTGACTGTGAGAGAATAAACGAATAAAAATTTAGATTGGAGAATCATGAAGAATTTGATGATAAAAACTTGGAAACCGCTGCTGTCGCTGCTCTTCGGTGTGGCGGTCGTGATATTTTGGGCAGTGCCATTCGTAGGCGGACTCTGCTTTCAGGAACAGTATCAGATGTTTCTCTTTGATACCGGCTATTTCCTGGAGCGCATTGTACTGCCGGGAGGATTGGCTGACTATATCAGTGAGTTTCTGGTACAGTTCTATTATATGCCTGTATTGGGCGGTGCCATCATCGCTTTGCTGCTGATGGGCATTCAGGCTGCCGTATGGGGATTGATGAAACAATATGGAGCAAGGCATGATTTCCCGGGTTATCTCCTGAGTTTCCTTCCAAGTATCGCCTTATGGTGTGCCATGGGCGACCAGAATGTGCTGCTCTCTTTTGTGGTTGCACTTTTCGGAGCCTTGGTGATGGGATGGATACATAACCGATTCCATAACCGGTTGGTGAAGGTGGTGTTCGAACTGGTTAGCACGGCATTGGTTTATTGGTTCCTGGGTCCGGTGGTATTCCTTTATGCCGCCCTGATGATAGGTGATACGCTGAAGAATGCCAAGCAGAAGGGAAATGTTTCTTCCGGAATAGGCTATTCTGCCGTCATTCTTATTCTTACTATCGCCTGGATATTATTGACCACGCAGACTTTGCAATATCCTTTGTATCGCATCTTTGCCGGACTTAATTATTATCGCTATCCGGGTGCTGTATCTCCGTTGCCTTTTGTTGTGATGGTATGGGCTGTTGTGATTCCTTTCCTGGGGATGATTCCATGCCACCGGAAATCCTTGCAGAAGTTGCAGCAATCCAAAGTGGTCATAGTGTTGAGCTATGTATTGGTGATTGTGGCTTCATGGTTTGGTATCAAGGCATCTTTTGATGAGATGACCTACGACCTGATAGATTATGATTTCCTGGTTCGCACCGAACAGTGGGATAAGATTATAGAGAAGGCAGAGAAGAAGTCGGCAACCACACCGCTCAGTGTTTCTTGTGTGAATCTTGCCTTGAGTCAGAAGGGTATGCTTGCCGACCGCCTTTTCGAGTTCTATCAGAATGGAGGCGAGGGCTTGTTCCCTACCTTTACCCGCGATATGATTTCGCCGGTATCTACTGCAGAAATCTTCTTCCGTCTGGGAATGGTGAATGATGCCGAAAGATATATGTTCGAAGCGCAGGAGGCGATACCGAATTATCGCAAGAGTGCCCGCTTGACCCGCAGGATTATAGAGTGCGAAATCATCAACGGTAATTACAAGGTAGCAGCCAAGCTGCTCCGCCGACTGCAGAAGACGCTCTTCTATAGCAACTGGGCGAACCAGACCATGGCGCTGCTGGGTAATGAGAAGGCTATCAACCGGCATCCCGTTTATGGAAAGTTGAGAAAGTATCGTGAGAAAAAGCAGGACTTCCTCTTCAGTGACCGGGAGATGGACCAGATGTTGGGCTTGCTCTTCCTGAATGATAACCATAACAAGATGGCATACGAATATTTGATGTGCTACGAACTCCTGCAGCGCGATATGGAGAAGTTCATGCAGTATTATCCGCTGGGCAGATTCGTGGGTTACGACCATATTCCACGTACCTTCCAGGAGATTCTCATCGGTAACTGGATGAAGACACATAGCGATCCACGTACCATCCCGTATAGTGTGGATGCGCAGAATGTGAACAATACGCTCAACTTCATCCAGCTCTATATGCAGAATCCGCAGGATCCTCAACTCAGTCAGCAGCCGTATGTATCCAATGCCTGGTACTATGTGATGGTGCAGGGGGCTGATGAGGCTGCCAGAAAGAAGGAGGAGAAGAAAACTATATATTAATGTTGAATGTTAAGTGTTAAATGTTAAGTTGGCAATCTTGCTGATAATTAGTGCATAATACACGTTGATAATATTTGGTTAGAAAATGAAAACGATAAAATCTTTATTGTGCTCTCTGTTGGTTGGAGTGGTGATGGCTTCGCTTAGTGCATGTTGTTACCCTCCGGCGTGGAAAGATGCTAAGGAAATCAATCAATTCCCTAAGATATTCCCCGATTATGTTGGGGTTACAGTTCCTGCCAATATCGCACCGCTCGATTTTAACATGGCGGACGAGGATATTGAGGATATGTATGTATGTGTGCATGGTCCGAAAACCATAGAGGGGCTATATTCTTACGACAAGAAGTATGCGGAGTTTGAGGTAGATGAATGGCATGATTACTTGAAAAAGAACAAGGGTGAAAAACTCACCGTCTCAGTGTATGTATTGAAAAATGGTGAAAGGTTCAAGTATCAGGACTTCAATATCTATGTCAGCCTATACGAGCTGAACGACTGGGGCTTGACTTATCGTCGCATCGCTCCTGGTTATGAGGTGTATGGCAAGTTGGGCATTTATCAGCGCAACTTGAGTAACTTTGAGGAAACGGCAATCCTTGAGAATACGGCAGCACCGGGTGCCTGTCTCAACTGTCATACGGCAAACAGAACCAATCCCGATCAGTTTACCTTCCATGTGCGTGGTGACCATGGTGCTACCTTGGTTTCGCAGAACGGCAAGCGGGAGTGGCTGAAGGCTAAGAATGATTCCCTGAAGGGTTCGATGGTTTATCCTTATTGGCATCCATCGGGCAAGTATTGCGCCTACAGCACCAATACCAC
This is a stretch of genomic DNA from Segatella hominis. It encodes these proteins:
- a CDS encoding PDDEXK nuclease domain-containing protein yields the protein MAKDSIIYNHDGMELPVDDWKHGEHSFVELTHVIQSTHDAAQTCAVKAINRMQTMRNWLIGYYIVEFEQHGKDRAEYGSRLLKKLEEKVERKGLNVTLFQWARKFYNLYPQMADNLAPMNIIKDKGICATASHKSEGIKFIARKSATASHNFMTPGAILISRLSYSHIREIMAIDDPLARYFYEQECIKCTWSVRELRRQISTNLYVRAGISTNPEKMLSLPSMKGHDSNELQIREPFTFEFLGLRAQEVVTEQDIEDALITHLQEFILELGKGFCFESRQKRIVIDDEYYYPDLVFYNRYLHCSVILELKDSEFSHENLGQLNAYVSYYRENEMQPGDNPPIGILLCTRKGKKMVEYALAGMDNQLFVSTYMLQLPDKKTLEDFLLKQLDKNK
- a CDS encoding DUF6922 domain-containing protein, whose translation is MDTYPSFFVQRVLEYGQWSDWNIILKYYGLEKIADVCKNIRTLDPVCLSYICAITNTKKEDYRCYHTTQLNSTLWNRR
- a CDS encoding ATP-binding protein, whose product is MIITRQKYLEMLVAGQGNGLVKIVTGGRRCGKSFLLFQIFHQYLLQHGVDEGHLIEVSLDDRRNRKLCDPDALLDYLDSRIKSDGKTNFIFLDEIQLVDDFIGVLLSLMHTPNTEVYVSGSNSKFLSKDVVTEFRGRGQEIRIWPLSFSEYYGAVGGERSQAWKDYYTFGGLPQILSLGTERAKRSYLRDIYEVTYIKDIVERNKIKVPEGLRELVRILASGIGSSTNPTRICNTFQSVSQLQITDKTINEYISDIQDAFLIEEALRYDVKGRKYIGTETKYYFCDLGLRNIVLNLRQQEETHIMENVIYNELRMRGYLVDVGLVECWTTDENGKRKRSKLEVDFVVNNGPERVYIQSAFNMPTKDKEKQERRSLINIADNFRKVIVVKDDIKRKIDDDGVVTIGLFDFLLDEQSIER
- a CDS encoding DUF4369 domain-containing protein — protein: MKKLILLMVIALMTVTSMVVMAGCKSAEKGNCRIHGTMESNRWDGKKIFLVPMFGLQDAAHVDSVVIKDGKFEFVADTTEMKVIRVDYHYRDGVQDLLVVSEPGDIKVTVGTNSISGGTPQNDSLQVWKDQIMKFNSAYNQLRMQARQEGTDQLLMTKGKEMQNQLKEYNIAFLKRQPAGVFKDFLQNM
- a CDS encoding DUF6057 family protein; this translates as MKKFISRYGKMTLVALFGLCIFLFWYCGYPQALCYQEQNQLFLWSADYFWHDLSVAGGLADYISEFLVQFYYVPVLGAAILAFLFVAFLSLTYQVIRSYTAKPLKWYGMLIALLPSILLLEVMGDIEVLLSFPVALTLALLSTWLMNLATRRWGAKIAWADVLLIPVIFWLIGGGATWLYVFLRVASFLIQVKKGKLPSVSITYLLSILYLLAIQLICYSTLLVQYPLMSVMTGINYYRVPMRYPGQKWGYDKDLYALLKQNEQVRNGKWEDIIHDAQENQVQVFYTSNCVNLALAQTRQLADRMFSFYQSGEDALLAPRTRDNMSMYPTMEAFWRLGLVNSSLRYASDLQASILNGKMSGRLMKRITECQIVNGKYAVARKNIDLLKQSLFYHDWAVKMEAMLGNDTAISHDPDLGRARRMRFKTEMIYSYNEIDKMMGLLFINNPENKMALDYFMGQMLLKGDIQGFMRYGSWVQQYGGYMQMPVGYQDAVKCIQNQGNVPGSPYAEYVKRMMSKQKGGEE
- a CDS encoding TolB family protein, which codes for MKKIIYAFIAVWMGITACTPSVENPTMVNRKPSIYPDYIGVTIPADIAPMNFNIKGDTVDVVDVVAKGSKGGELHVSGEWADFDVEDWHQLTEQNIGGSISFTVCTRKDGKWKQYQDFQMMVSPYRLDDYGLTYRRIAPGYEVGGNIGIYQRDIHTFDETAIMTETALPGRCFNCHTANRTDARQLTCQIRGEGGGTLIMKNGKQQWIDTKTDSTKAAGSYAYWHPEGNYVAYAANAVHQCFFVGTYKPIEVYHDFSNIVILDTRNNQLVTDQKLMTPDWLEIFPAFSADGNTLYYSTSKACRVPAEYLKVKCSLVSIPFDARTGKFGEKVDTLLNGPKTNMSYVLARPSYDGKWLMYTRCSRSNFPIVQPDADLWMMNLKTRQTYPLTAVNSKMSESYHNWSSNSHWFVFVSKRGNGNYTRLYISSIDDKGKATKPFLLPQRNPWKYYHGLFDAYNVPDFTKTKVELDIKETRNQIFSDDRPKVTVRE
- a CDS encoding DUF6057 family protein, with the protein product MKNLMIKTWKPLLSLLFGVAVVIFWAVPFVGGLCFQEQYQMFLFDTGYFLERIVLPGGLADYISEFLVQFYYMPVLGGAIIALLLMGIQAAVWGLMKQYGARHDFPGYLLSFLPSIALWCAMGDQNVLLSFVVALFGALVMGWIHNRFHNRLVKVVFELVSTALVYWFLGPVVFLYAALMIGDTLKNAKQKGNVSSGIGYSAVILILTIAWILLTTQTLQYPLYRIFAGLNYYRYPGAVSPLPFVVMVWAVVIPFLGMIPCHRKSLQKLQQSKVVIVLSYVLVIVASWFGIKASFDEMTYDLIDYDFLVRTEQWDKIIEKAEKKSATTPLSVSCVNLALSQKGMLADRLFEFYQNGGEGLFPTFTRDMISPVSTAEIFFRLGMVNDAERYMFEAQEAIPNYRKSARLTRRIIECEIINGNYKVAAKLLRRLQKTLFYSNWANQTMALLGNEKAINRHPVYGKLRKYREKKQDFLFSDREMDQMLGLLFLNDNHNKMAYEYLMCYELLQRDMEKFMQYYPLGRFVGYDHIPRTFQEILIGNWMKTHSDPRTIPYSVDAQNVNNTLNFIQLYMQNPQDPQLSQQPYVSNAWYYVMVQGADEAARKKEEKKTIY